CTTACTAAATACATCGGAGGTCAGGGTAATTCTCTTGGCGGAGTAATTGTTGATGGTGGAAATTTTGACTGGAATAATGGTAATTTTCCTGAATTTACTACACCTTCAGAAGGTTATCATGGATTGGTTTATTACGATTTATTTGGTAGGGATAGCTTTATCTATAAAGCTAGATTAGAAACTCTTCGTGATACAGGAGCTTGTCTCTCGCCTTTTAACGCATTTCAAATACTTCAAGGAATCGAGACATTGTACTTGAGAGTAAAAGCTCACTCAGAAAATGCAGAAAAAGTTGCTTCATTTTTGAGAGAACATTCAAAAATTGTAAGTGTAAACTATCCAAATAGTGAATTTGCTGACAAATATTTGCCAAATGGTAGAAGTGGAATTGTTACAGCTGAGATCAAAGGTGGATATGAAGCCGCTAAAAAATTTGCAGATTCGCTAAAGCTATTTTCCATAGTAGCCAATATTGGCGATACTAGATCGCTTATCATTCATCCTGCAAGTACTACTCATCAACAATTATCCAGAGAAGAAAGATTGTCATGTGGAGTAAATGATGGTTTAGTTAGACTATCCATAGGACTGGAAAATATAAGTGATATAATTGAAGATTTAAATAATGGATTGAAAGGGGTATAAAATGACAAATCTAAGAACGGTAAACATAGGTAGTTTTGTTAGTGAGAAAGGCATAAAATTCGATAACTTTAAAGTTACTTACAGAATATTCAATGATAATTTAGATTTGAATAGACCTGTGATCTTGGTAAAT
Above is a window of Candidatus Delongbacteria bacterium DNA encoding:
- a CDS encoding O-acetylhomoserine aminocarboxypropyltransferase/cysteine synthase — protein: MGKFQTQAIHEGYDGDPTTGSVAIPVYQTASYKFRNSDHAASLFNLEDTGNIYTRITNPTIDILEKRLASLEKGKNALAFSSGSAAITAVFLTILKSGDRILSSSHLYGGTYNLFSVFFKRLGIETDFADAGNFDSFISLFHENTKAIYLETIGNPSLSVPDFEKYSQFAREKKIPLIVDNTVASPVLCNPIEHGANIVVHSLTKYIGGQGNSLGGVIVDGGNFDWNNGNFPEFTTPSEGYHGLVYYDLFGRDSFIYKARLETLRDTGACLSPFNAFQILQGIETLYLRVKAHSENAEKVASFLREHSKIVSVNYPNSEFADKYLPNGRSGIVTAEIKGGYEAAKKFADSLKLFSIVANIGDTRSLIIHPASTTHQQLSREERLSCGVNDGLVRLSIGLENISDIIEDLNNGLKGV